A genomic stretch from Chryseobacterium sp. SNU WT5 includes:
- a CDS encoding GEVED domain-containing protein, with amino-acid sequence MKKHFTLLTLLLAFTIFAQTCGFDQVQNNLEKQFPQLKKDREAADAKLLNTNVKSYLNKIGATSKAGQYTGTIYEIPVVIHVITSSDPSNSSLSLTDEQIKTWIENCNKMYAATYGNGYAPEGSGSLDGNVIPIKLVLAKRSPSCASTSGIVRYDGSTIAGYDQNGVNSSNTNGASTEQIRSLAPHWPEQSYFNIYVILGFDGDKSTYGLMGWCGYPTNPDAYYESFMKVKVVTNVHDSTLAHEFGHGMGLKHTFEGANASPTNNPPLASDCPVNNNCASDNDMVCDTEAGASLLRVYPTPTNSATNPCTGTNYAGVQYNVMNYTNSPRKFTAGQRDRALAIFMQYRGNLTRSLGGTDLSSGPAIPAALRSSCTPPGVTNLADYGMGPRKVTLGNIVNSSEPLYKDTGLYYVDYSLYNCFSTSVYTDIPDNSSSNLSVEFGTNPQFVKAWIDYNDNGVFETSELIGGSAARVPITSSPYVINFTPPANAVKGTYLRMRVIVDYANTASCGTLQYGQAEDYSVRIINPLSTSDNNIDNSESIIFIKNENKIQLVTTNNKEFGDYEIYDMTGKIIQKGKSKKEIILKTQLTKGMYIVKYDNKSKKFMN; translated from the coding sequence ATGAAAAAACATTTTACTCTTTTGACGCTTCTTCTGGCGTTTACAATTTTTGCTCAGACCTGTGGTTTTGATCAAGTTCAAAATAACTTAGAAAAGCAATTTCCTCAACTTAAAAAAGACAGAGAAGCAGCTGATGCAAAATTGCTCAATACAAACGTTAAATCATATTTAAATAAGATTGGAGCAACCTCAAAAGCAGGTCAATATACAGGGACAATTTATGAAATACCTGTAGTAATCCATGTAATAACCTCAAGTGATCCCAGTAACAGCAGTCTTTCCCTGACTGATGAACAAATTAAAACCTGGATTGAAAATTGCAACAAAATGTATGCAGCCACTTACGGTAATGGCTATGCACCAGAAGGTTCTGGAAGCCTGGATGGAAATGTGATTCCTATTAAATTGGTCTTAGCTAAAAGATCTCCATCTTGTGCTTCAACATCAGGAATTGTTAGATATGACGGAAGCACAATCGCTGGTTATGATCAAAATGGAGTCAACAGCTCCAACACTAATGGAGCAAGTACCGAACAAATTAGATCTTTGGCTCCTCACTGGCCGGAACAATCTTACTTCAATATTTATGTGATCCTTGGTTTTGACGGTGATAAATCAACTTATGGGCTTATGGGTTGGTGTGGTTACCCTACCAATCCAGATGCTTACTATGAGAGTTTCATGAAAGTAAAGGTAGTTACCAACGTACACGACTCCACTCTTGCTCATGAATTTGGACATGGAATGGGCTTAAAGCACACTTTTGAAGGTGCTAATGCTTCGCCAACTAACAACCCACCTTTGGCATCAGATTGCCCAGTTAATAATAATTGCGCTTCCGATAATGATATGGTTTGTGATACAGAAGCTGGTGCCAGTTTACTACGCGTTTACCCAACACCAACTAATTCGGCCACAAATCCTTGTACCGGCACAAACTATGCAGGCGTACAATATAATGTTATGAACTATACTAATAGTCCACGAAAATTTACAGCGGGTCAACGTGACAGAGCGCTTGCAATATTCATGCAATACCGAGGTAATCTGACCAGATCTTTGGGTGGTACTGATCTTAGTTCAGGACCGGCAATACCGGCAGCACTCAGAAGTTCTTGTACTCCACCTGGAGTTACGAACCTTGCTGATTATGGAATGGGACCGCGCAAAGTTACTCTTGGCAATATTGTAAACTCCTCCGAACCACTTTATAAGGACACTGGACTTTATTATGTAGATTACAGTTTGTACAATTGTTTCTCTACCTCTGTTTATACTGATATTCCTGATAATAGTTCAAGTAACCTCTCTGTTGAGTTCGGCACTAACCCACAGTTTGTAAAAGCTTGGATTGATTATAATGACAACGGCGTTTTTGAAACATCTGAATTAATTGGGGGATCAGCTGCTAGAGTTCCCATAACTAGTTCTCCTTACGTAATTAACTTCACACCACCTGCTAATGCCGTAAAAGGAACTTATCTGAGAATGCGTGTTATTGTAGATTATGCAAATACTGCTTCATGCGGCACTTTACAGTACGGCCAAGCAGAAGATTATTCAGTAAGAATCATAAACCCTCTCTCTACCTCCGATAATAATATTGATAACTCTGAGTCTATTATCTTTATTAAAAATGAAAATAAAATCCAGTTAGTAACGACTAATAATAAAGAATTTGGAGACTATGAAATCTACGATATGACTGGTAAGATTATTCAGAAAGGAAAGTCAAAAAAGGAAATTATCTTAAAAACACAACTCACCAAAGGAATGTATATCGTTAAGTACGACAACAAGTCTAAAAAGTTTATGAATTAA
- the ruvC gene encoding crossover junction endodeoxyribonuclease RuvC, with product MQSERIILGIDPGTAIMGFGLISVKGSKMEMIFMHELILTKYPNHETKLKYIFEKTLALIDEYHPDEVALEAPFFGKNVQSMLKLGRAQGVAMAASLYRDVPITEYSPKKIKMAITGNGNASKEQVAGMLKNLLNLKEFPTKYLDASDGLAVAVCHYFNSSSVSTEKSYTGWDSFLKQNPERLK from the coding sequence ATGCAGTCGGAAAGAATAATTTTAGGGATAGATCCCGGAACCGCGATTATGGGTTTCGGTTTGATCAGTGTGAAAGGCAGTAAAATGGAAATGATTTTTATGCATGAACTCATTCTCACTAAATATCCAAATCATGAGACGAAGCTCAAGTATATTTTTGAAAAGACTTTAGCTTTAATTGATGAATATCACCCTGATGAGGTGGCTCTGGAAGCACCTTTTTTTGGTAAAAACGTACAGTCGATGCTCAAACTGGGTCGTGCTCAAGGGGTAGCTATGGCGGCTTCGCTCTATCGTGATGTTCCAATAACAGAATATTCGCCCAAGAAGATTAAAATGGCAATTACTGGAAATGGTAATGCCAGTAAAGAACAGGTAGCAGGCATGCTGAAAAATCTGCTGAATTTAAAAGAGTTTCCAACTAAATATTTAGATGCATCCGATGGTTTAGCGGTGGCAGTTTGCCATTATTTTAACTCCAGTTCGGTATCTACAGAAAAATCTTATACTGGATGGGATAGTTTTCTAAAACAAAATCCTGAGCGTTTAAAGTAA
- a CDS encoding ATP-dependent Clp protease ATP-binding subunit, with amino-acid sequence MSVLISNETVKELFHIAQSIAKENYNATFGAPHLLQALMHQDIGLRDILQNMEKDPSYFYEWADVRIEEYPKTAHLPEEVAQANDIKNILQEADEMSVRLGLDEITPICILASIAKPHVVYDAQELKSLPLRDHEILNYFRGEEKNIGDKVDAIFDSPFKENGSYPAISSYCIDKTAQAKQGKLDHIIGRDKELRMLIEVLCRRSKPNAIIVGEPGVGKTAMIEGFAEEINRGNVPELLKNATLLELDTGALLAGTSYKGEIEDRLKKVINECKQIEKAVLFIDEIHALLDPKGSAGNVANLLKPELARGEITVIGATTQEEYRKIIEPEKAFNRRFEVLNIEEPDDATCVKMIEVLLDGYKMHHKVEVDRAALPECVRLSKRYAKGKKLPDAAIDLLDRTMAAIKMLDELSEGELAKWNEEYETLLKEEYAEESDLVEELIWHFRLLQDRLSPILWGSLSDQPEIDNSMNVDQIKKIIEDTYAELLTHASVKREKVDKLELAAVMAAKTGIPIGKIQAQEKEKLINMESLLLKRVVGQDHALKVLSDAIVESRSGLNKPGQPIGSFFLLGPTGTGKTELAKSMAELLFNDEKAMVRFDMSEFKEEHSAALLYGAPPGYVGYEEGGMLVNKIRQQPYTVVLFDEIEKAHPSVFDVFLQIMDEGKVHDKLGKEGDFSNALILFTSNIGSEEIVKKFEENQIPDSKNLMQIMSNSGKFRPEFLARITEIIPFAPITESIAERIFKIQLKSLIASLTRLGMELEISDEAVHNLAVNGFSSKYGARQISGVIRSRLARPISKKIVREEVKAGEIIQVGWDEASQELTWNVIPQ; translated from the coding sequence ATGAGTGTATTAATATCGAATGAAACGGTAAAGGAACTTTTTCACATTGCACAATCTATCGCAAAAGAAAACTACAACGCCACTTTTGGAGCACCCCATCTTTTACAAGCTTTAATGCATCAGGACATTGGTCTGCGTGATATTTTACAAAACATGGAGAAAGATCCCAGCTATTTTTACGAGTGGGCTGATGTAAGAATTGAAGAATATCCGAAGACCGCACATCTTCCAGAGGAGGTTGCTCAGGCAAATGACATTAAAAACATCCTGCAGGAAGCAGATGAAATGAGTGTTAGATTGGGGTTAGACGAGATCACTCCAATTTGTATTTTGGCCAGTATCGCAAAACCTCATGTTGTTTATGATGCGCAGGAACTCAAATCACTTCCTCTTAGAGACCATGAAATATTAAATTATTTCCGAGGCGAGGAAAAAAATATTGGTGATAAAGTAGATGCCATATTTGACTCTCCGTTCAAGGAAAATGGTTCCTACCCAGCAATTAGCAGCTATTGCATCGATAAAACAGCTCAGGCAAAACAAGGGAAGTTAGATCATATCATAGGAAGAGATAAAGAGCTTAGGATGTTAATTGAAGTACTGTGCCGAAGGTCGAAACCTAATGCAATTATTGTAGGTGAACCAGGAGTGGGAAAAACGGCTATGATTGAAGGTTTTGCAGAAGAAATTAACAGAGGAAATGTTCCGGAATTATTGAAGAATGCTACACTTTTAGAATTAGACACTGGCGCATTATTGGCTGGAACATCTTACAAAGGTGAAATTGAAGATCGTCTGAAAAAAGTTATTAATGAATGTAAACAAATTGAAAAAGCAGTTTTATTCATTGATGAAATTCACGCACTTTTAGACCCAAAAGGAAGTGCGGGGAATGTAGCAAATTTACTGAAACCAGAACTAGCCAGAGGCGAAATTACCGTTATAGGAGCAACAACCCAAGAGGAATACAGAAAAATAATAGAACCTGAAAAAGCGTTCAACAGACGTTTTGAAGTCTTAAATATTGAGGAACCAGATGACGCAACGTGTGTAAAAATGATTGAAGTCCTTCTGGATGGCTACAAAATGCACCACAAAGTTGAAGTTGACCGTGCGGCCTTACCTGAATGCGTACGCCTTTCTAAAAGATATGCCAAAGGTAAAAAACTTCCGGATGCTGCAATTGATTTGCTAGACAGAACAATGGCAGCAATTAAGATGCTCGATGAGCTTTCTGAGGGTGAACTTGCTAAATGGAATGAGGAATATGAAACTCTGTTAAAAGAAGAGTATGCTGAAGAATCGGATTTGGTGGAAGAATTGATTTGGCATTTTAGATTATTACAGGATCGATTAAGCCCTATTTTGTGGGGCTCTTTGTCCGATCAGCCGGAGATAGACAACTCTATGAATGTTGATCAAATTAAAAAAATTATTGAAGACACTTATGCTGAACTCTTAACGCACGCTTCTGTAAAAAGAGAAAAAGTAGATAAATTGGAACTTGCAGCTGTGATGGCAGCAAAAACAGGAATTCCAATTGGTAAAATTCAGGCGCAGGAAAAAGAAAAGCTGATCAATATGGAATCTCTACTTTTAAAGAGAGTAGTTGGACAAGATCATGCTTTGAAAGTTTTATCAGATGCCATCGTAGAAAGCCGAAGTGGCCTGAACAAACCAGGGCAACCCATTGGATCGTTCTTCCTTCTGGGACCAACCGGAACAGGAAAAACAGAACTTGCAAAATCGATGGCGGAATTACTTTTTAATGATGAAAAAGCCATGGTTCGCTTTGATATGTCGGAATTTAAAGAAGAACATTCTGCTGCATTGCTTTATGGTGCGCCTCCAGGATATGTTGGTTATGAAGAAGGTGGAATGCTGGTGAATAAAATCCGTCAGCAACCTTACACGGTGGTTTTATTTGATGAAATTGAAAAAGCTCATCCATCTGTATTTGATGTCTTCCTTCAGATCATGGACGAAGGGAAAGTACATGACAAATTAGGAAAAGAAGGTGACTTTAGTAATGCATTAATATTATTTACCTCTAACATCGGAAGTGAAGAAATTGTGAAAAAATTTGAAGAGAATCAAATTCCGGATTCTAAAAATCTCATGCAGATCATGTCTAACTCAGGAAAATTCCGACCGGAATTTTTGGCCCGGATCACGGAAATTATTCCATTTGCACCCATCACCGAAAGTATTGCCGAGCGTATCTTCAAAATTCAGTTAAAATCACTGATCGCCTCTCTTACGAGATTAGGAATGGAATTGGAGATCAGCGATGAGGCTGTTCATAATCTGGCAGTCAATGGATTTAGCAGCAAATATGGTGCACGGCAGATCTCTGGAGTTATACGCTCCAGACTTGCCCGACCGATCTCTAAAAAGATTGTACGGGAAGAAGTAAAAGCTGGTGAAATTATTCAAGTGGGTTGGGATGAAGCTTCTCAAGAACTCACTTGGAATGTCATACCACAATGA
- a CDS encoding DUF2931 family protein, whose amino-acid sequence MKKIIISTLLALLFWACKEKTKFSYSVTVSAPEEYPVEVHEGWLMDDQKKFICSMPKAGNEGGGWEYDGSKAGQGGSRIPYHLNLTYVAYAEKKFYTVDADLPVDKILEEFNKGFDVQGRKKVDGENPLVHDTYNTFTIGAAPGGVVVIWLSGNHNRVEICRLQAKEVFVDVNDFYQNADEENQQQFFDSWFKIAVPEKAQEEIREKGIPFGLWDNYRERFKYRFVLQPYDEKDVILTNDIRYYNGEHRFYLRPNELAKGEYELAAIPFSIYPMFTKYNTKILFDDKEMLSVFKKLQSKHPNKPMYITIIPTFMYKDFKLSVKCEDEIIPLTKYKVKGVWGG is encoded by the coding sequence ATGAAGAAAATCATAATTTCGACTTTATTAGCATTACTTTTTTGGGCGTGTAAGGAAAAAACAAAATTCAGTTATAGCGTTACAGTTAGCGCTCCTGAAGAGTACCCAGTAGAAGTACATGAAGGTTGGTTAATGGATGATCAGAAAAAATTTATCTGCTCTATGCCAAAAGCAGGTAATGAAGGTGGGGGATGGGAGTATGACGGTAGCAAAGCCGGACAGGGTGGCAGCAGAATCCCTTATCATTTGAACCTGACTTATGTAGCCTATGCCGAAAAAAAGTTTTACACGGTAGATGCTGATCTGCCAGTGGATAAGATTTTGGAGGAATTTAACAAAGGTTTTGATGTACAGGGAAGAAAAAAGGTTGATGGGGAAAATCCGCTAGTACATGATACTTATAATACTTTCACTATTGGTGCCGCTCCCGGTGGTGTGGTTGTAATTTGGCTCTCCGGAAATCATAATCGGGTAGAAATATGCAGACTGCAGGCTAAAGAGGTTTTTGTGGATGTAAATGATTTCTATCAAAATGCCGATGAGGAAAATCAGCAGCAATTTTTTGATTCTTGGTTCAAAATTGCTGTTCCTGAGAAAGCACAAGAAGAGATTAGGGAGAAAGGAATTCCTTTTGGTTTATGGGACAACTATCGGGAAAGGTTTAAATACCGTTTTGTACTGCAACCCTATGATGAAAAAGATGTTATCCTTACCAATGACATTAGATACTATAATGGAGAACATCGGTTTTATTTACGACCAAATGAGCTTGCAAAAGGTGAATATGAATTAGCGGCAATACCTTTTAGTATTTATCCGATGTTCACGAAATATAACACAAAAATTCTTTTTGATGACAAAGAAATGCTTTCCGTATTTAAAAAATTACAAAGTAAGCATCCTAATAAACCTATGTATATCACTATAATTCCTACTTTTATGTACAAAGATTTTAAACTCTCTGTGAAATGTGAAGATGAAATAATACCACTAACCAAATACAAAGTTAAAGGAGTCTGGGGTGGGTAG
- a CDS encoding DUF2931 family protein has product MIVIWLSGNHNRVEICRLQAKEVFVDRNDFYDNAHERTQEGFFDKMFEIQLPDAAQEEIKEKGIPFGLWDNYRERFKYRFVLQPYDDKDVILTNDIRFYNGEQRFYLRPNELAKGEYHLAAIPFSTYPMFTKYNTEILFDDKEMLSVFKELQSKHPNKPMDIIIIPTFMYTDFKLSVKCEDEIIPLTKYKVRGVWGG; this is encoded by the coding sequence GTGATTGTAATTTGGCTCTCCGGAAATCATAATCGGGTAGAAATATGCAGACTGCAGGCTAAAGAGGTTTTTGTTGATAGAAATGATTTTTATGATAATGCGCATGAGCGTACTCAAGAAGGTTTCTTTGATAAAATGTTTGAGATTCAGCTGCCGGATGCAGCGCAGGAAGAGATCAAGGAAAAAGGTATTCCTTTCGGTTTATGGGACAACTATCGGGAAAGGTTTAAATACCGTTTTGTACTCCAACCCTACGATGACAAAGATGTTATCCTAACCAATGATATTAGATTTTATAATGGCGAACAGCGGTTTTATTTGCGACCAAATGAGCTTGCAAAAGGCGAATATCACCTAGCAGCAATACCTTTTAGTACTTATCCGATGTTCACAAAATATAACACAGAGATTCTTTTTGATGACAAAGAAATGCTCTCCGTATTTAAAGAATTACAAAGTAAACATCCCAATAAACCAATGGATATCATTATTATTCCAACTTTTATGTATACTGATTTTAAACTCTCTGTGAAATGCGAAGACGAGATAATTCCACTAACAAAATATAAAGTAAGAGGCGTTTGGGGTGGGTAG
- a CDS encoding DUF2931 family protein, which translates to MKKIIISTLLTILFWACSNKTKYSYSVTVTAPKEYPVEVHEGWLMDDQKKFICAMPKAGVANTGWLYDGKQAGQGGSKIPYHLNLTYVAYAEKKFYTVDADLPVDKILEEFNKGFDVQGRKKVDGENPVVHDTYDTLALLPVV; encoded by the coding sequence ATGAAGAAAATTATAATTTCGACTTTATTAACAATACTTTTTTGGGCGTGTAGCAATAAAACAAAATACAGTTACAGCGTAACTGTAACCGCTCCAAAAGAATACCCAGTAGAAGTACATGAAGGTTGGTTAATGGATGATCAGAAAAAATTTATCTGCGCGATGCCGAAAGCAGGAGTAGCTAATACTGGATGGTTATATGATGGCAAACAAGCCGGACAGGGTGGCAGCAAAATCCCTTATCATTTGAACCTGACGTATGTAGCCTATGCCGAAAAAAAGTTTTACACGGTAGATGCTGATCTGCCAGTGGATAAGATTTTGGAGGAATTTAACAAAGGTTTTGATGTACAGGGAAGAAAAAAAGTTGATGGGGAAAATCCAGTGGTACATGATACCTATGATACGTTGGCGCTGCTCCCGGTGGTGTGA
- a CDS encoding DUF2931 family protein encodes MKKIIISTLLALLFWACKEKTKFSYSVTVSAPEEYPVEVHEGWLMDDQKKFICAMPKAGAEGGGWEYDGSKAGQGGSRIPYHLNLTYVAYAEKKFYTVDADLPTDKILEEFNKGFDVEADHKVDGEYPLVHDTYNTFTIGAAPGGVIVIWLSAGHHRVEICRLQAKEVFVDVNDFYQNADDENQQQFFDSWFKIAVPEATQEEIKEQGIPFGLWDNYRERFKYRFVLQPYDDKDKFTFQSVGYFNGEANLFYLPNLNKNDYTLVGIPNIAKLSFTQYNTDIEFNDQEMLSVFKELQSKHPNKPMDILVVPTFMYKDFKLSVKCEDEIIPLTKYKVKGVWGG; translated from the coding sequence ATGAAGAAAATCATAATTTCGACTTTATTAGCATTACTTTTTTGGGCGTGTAAGGAAAAAACAAAATTCAGTTATAGCGTTACAGTTAGCGCTCCTGAAGAGTACCCAGTAGAAGTACATGAAGGTTGGTTAATGGATGATCAGAAAAAATTCATCTGCGCGATGCCGAAAGCAGGTGCGGAAGGTGGAGGATGGGAGTATGACGGTAGCAAAGCCGGACAGGGTGGCAGCAGAATCCCTTATCATTTGAACCTGACTTATGTAGCCTACGCCGAAAAAAAGTTTTACACGGTAGATGCTGATCTTCCTACAGATAAAATTTTGGAGGAATTTAACAAAGGTTTTGATGTCGAAGCAGATCACAAAGTAGATGGAGAATACCCATTGGTACATGACACTTACAATACATTTACGATTGGCGCAGCTCCCGGCGGCGTTATTGTAATTTGGCTCTCCGCGGGACATCATCGCGTAGAAATATGCAGACTGCAGGCTAAAGAGGTTTTTGTGGATGTAAATGACTTTTATCAAAATGCTGATGATGAAAATCAGCAGCAATTTTTTGATTCTTGGTTTAAAATTGCTGTTCCTGAAGCAACACAGGAAGAAATTAAAGAACAGGGTATTCCTTTTGGTTTATGGGACAACTATCGGGAAAGATTTAAGTATCGATTTGTATTGCAGCCCTATGATGACAAGGATAAGTTTACCTTTCAATCAGTTGGTTATTTTAATGGAGAAGCCAATCTATTTTATTTACCGAATCTAAACAAGAATGACTATACATTAGTCGGAATACCAAACATTGCAAAATTATCTTTTACTCAGTACAATACCGATATAGAATTTAACGATCAAGAAATGCTCTCCGTATTTAAAGAATTACAAAGTAAGCATCCCAATAAACCAATGGATATTCTGGTAGTCCCCACTTTTATGTACAAAGATTTTAAACTCTCTGTAAAATGTGAAGATGAAATAATACCACTAACCAAATACAAAGTAAAGGGTGTCTGGGGTGGATAG
- a CDS encoding DUF2931 family protein, producing the protein MKKIIILSLLVLLFGACKEKTKFSYSVTVSAPKDYPVEVHEGWLMDDHKKFICAMPKAGVANTGWLYDGKQAGQGGSKIPYHLNLTYVAYAEKKFYTVDADLPVDKILEEFNKGFDVQGRKKVDGENPLVHDTNNTFTIGAAPGGVLVVWLSGNHNRVEICRLQAKEVFVDVNDFYQNADEENQQQFFDYWFKIAVPEKAQEEIKEKGIPFGLWDNYRQRFKYRFVLQPYDEKDVILTNDIRYYNGEQRFYLRPNELAKGEYHLAAIPFSTYPMFTKYNTKIIFDDQEMLSVFKELQSKHPNKPMDILVVPTFMYKDFKLSVKCEDEIIPLTKYKVRGVWGG; encoded by the coding sequence ATGAAGAAAATTATAATCTTATCTCTATTAGTATTACTTTTTGGAGCATGTAAGGAAAAAACAAAATTCAGTTACAGCGTTACAGTTAGCGCTCCAAAAGACTACCCAGTAGAAGTACATGAAGGATGGTTAATGGATGATCACAAAAAATTCATTTGCGCGATGCCGAAAGCAGGAGTAGCTAATACTGGATGGTTATATGATGGCAAACAAGCCGGACAGGGTGGCAGCAAAATCCCTTATCATTTGAACCTGACGTATGTAGCCTATGCCGAAAAAAAGTTTTACACGGTAGATGCTGATCTGCCAGTGGATAAGATTTTGGAGGAATTTAACAAAGGTTTTGATGTACAGGGAAGGAAAAAGGTTGATGGGGAAAACCCGCTGGTACATGATACTAATAATACTTTCACTATTGGTGCCGCTCCTGGTGGTGTACTCGTAGTTTGGCTCTCCGGAAATCATAATCGGGTAGAAATATGCAGACTGCAGGCTAAAGAGGTTTTTGTAGATGTAAATGATTTCTATCAAAATGCCGATGAGGAAAATCAGCAGCAATTTTTTGATTATTGGTTCAAAATTGCTGTTCCTGAGAAAGCACAAGAAGAGATCAAGGAAAAAGGTATTCCTTTCGGTTTATGGGACAACTATCGGCAAAGATTTAAATACCGTTTTGTACTCCAACCCTATGATGAAAAGGATGTTATCCTTACCAATGACATTAGATACTATAACGGAGAACAGCGGTTTTATTTGCGACCAAATGAGCTTGCAAAAGGCGAATATCACCTAGCAGCAATACCTTTTAGTACTTATCCGATGTTCACAAAATATAACACAAAAATTATTTTTGATGACCAGGAAATGCTCTCCGTATTTAAAGAATTACAAAGTAAGCATCCCAATAAACCAATGGATATTCTGGTAGTCCCCACTTTTATGTACAAAGATTTTAAACTCTCTGTGAAATGCGAAGACGAGATAATTCCACTAACAAAATATAAAGTAAGAGGCGTTTGGGGTGGGTAG
- a CDS encoding DUF2931 family protein: protein MEKENEMYTKLKIIFAWFLFISVQACNKQNDMNSQAQTKFGYSVTVSAPKEYPVEVHEGWLMDEHKKFICAMPKAGVANTGWLYDGKQAGQGGSKIPYHLNLTYVAYAEKKFYTVDADLPTDKILAEFNKGFDVEGDQKVEGKYPLVHDTYDTFTVGAAPGGVVVIWLSGNHNRVEICRLQAKEVFVDRNDFYDNANERTQEGFFDKMFEIQLPEAAQEEIREKGIPFGLWDNYRERFKYRFVLQPYDEKDVILTNDIRYYNGEQRFYLRPNELAKGEYELASIPYSIEPMFTKYHTDVLFDDQEMLSVFKELQSKHPNKPMDIIIIPTFMYTDFKLSVKCEDEIIPLTKYKVKGVWGG from the coding sequence ATGGAAAAAGAAAACGAAATGTACACTAAATTAAAAATAATTTTTGCTTGGTTCTTGTTTATATCAGTTCAGGCATGTAATAAACAAAATGACATGAATAGTCAGGCACAAACAAAGTTCGGTTATAGCGTCACCGTAAGCGCACCAAAAGAATATCCGGTTGAAGTACATGAAGGATGGCTGATGGATGAGCACAAAAAATTTATTTGCGCAATGCCGAAAGCAGGAGTAGCTAATACTGGATGGTTATATGATGGCAAACAAGCCGGACAGGGTGGCAGCAAAATCCCTTATCATTTGAACCTGACGTATGTAGCCTATGCCGAAAAAAAGTTTTACACGGTAGATGCTGATCTTCCTACAGATAAAATTTTGGCGGAATTTAACAAAGGGTTTGACGTAGAAGGAGATCAGAAAGTAGAAGGGAAATATCCACTGGTACATGATACCTATGATACGTTCACGGTTGGCGCAGCGCCCGGTGGTGTGGTTGTAATTTGGCTCTCCGGAAATCATAATCGGGTAGAAATATGCAGACTGCAGGCTAAAGAGGTTTTTGTGGACAGAAATGATTTTTATGATAATGCGAATGAGCGCACCCAAGAAGGCTTTTTTGATAAAATGTTTGAGATTCAGCTTCCTGAAGCAGCACAAGAAGAGATTAGGGAGAAAGGAATTCCTTTTGGTTTATGGGACAACTATCGGGAAAGGTTTAAATACCGTTTTGTACTGCAACCCTATGATGAAAAAGATGTTATCCTTACCAATGACATTAGGTACTATAATGGAGAACAGCGGTTTTATTTACGACCAAATGAGCTTGCAAAAGGTGAATACGAATTAGCATCAATACCATACAGTATAGAACCCATGTTCACAAAATATCACACAGATGTTCTTTTTGATGACCAGGAAATGCTCTCCGTATTTAAAGAATTACAAAGTAAGCATCCCAATAAACCTATGGATATCATTATAATTCCTACTTTTATGTACACTGATTTTAAACTCTCTGTAAAATGCGAAGACGAAATAATACCACTAACCAAATACAAAGTAAAAGGAGTCTGGGGTGGGTAG